From the Agromyces laixinhei genome, the window CCAGGATCCGGCAACCGCGCTGAACGCGAGGATGACGATCCGCGACGCCCTGCTCGACCCCTTGCAGGTGCACCGCATCGGCACCAGGGCGCAGCGCGAGGCGAAGGTGCGCGACCTGATCGGGCTGGTCGGGCTTCCGGCCTCCACCCTCGATGCGCTTCCCGGCCAGCTCTCTGGCGGTCAGCGTCAGCGCGTCGCGATCGCTCGCGCACTCGTGCTCGACCCGCAGGTGATCATCGCGGACGAGCCGACGTCGGCGCTCGACGTGTCGGTTCGGGCGCAGATCCTGAACCTCCTCACCGACCTGAAGAACGAGCTGGGTCTCGGCATGGTGTTCATCTCGCACGACATCCAGACGGTCCGCTACCTCTCCGACGAGATCGCCGTGATGAACAAGGGACGCGTGGTGGAGTTCGGCACCGCGCAACACGTCTTCGACGATCCCTCCGACGACTACACCCGCACGCTGCTCGGCGCAGCGCCGAGCCTGTTGGCACCCCGCTGAACCGGTACCGACCGACCACCGACCACGACTGAACCACGAACACGAACCATCAGGAGCTCCAACGTGACCACCACCGCCTTCCGCGGCGTCATCCCGCCCGTTCTCACCCCGCTCGACGAATCGGGCGCCTTCGATGAAGCCGCGTTCGAGCGCCTCGTCGAACGGCTCATCACCGCCGGCGTGCACGGCCTGTTCGTGCTCGGCTCCTCGGGCGAGGTCGCGTTCCTCTCCGACGACGAGCGCACTCGCGTGCTCGAGGCATCCGTTCGCATCTCGGCCGGCCGCGTGCCGGTGATCGCGGGCGTCAACGAGATGACACCCGCTCGCGTCATCGGCCAGGTGCGCCTCGCCGAAGCGGCGGGCGTCGACGCGATCGTCGCGACCGCCGTTCTACGCGCGTCCGAGCGCCGCCGAGACCGAGGCGCACTTCCGCGCCATCGCCGCCGCGACGGCCCTGCCGCTCTTCGCCTACGACGTGCCCGTGCGCGTGCACTCGAAGCTCGACCACGCGATGCTCGTGCGTCTCGGCGCAGAGGGAGTGCTCGCCGGGCGTCAAGGACTCGAGCGGCGACGACGTCGCGTTCCGCCGCCTCGTGATGGCCAACCGCGCGGCCGGCAGCCCGCTCACGCTCTTCACGGGCCACGAGGTCGTCGTCGACGGCGCGCTGCTCGCGGGCGCCGACGGCGTCGTGCCCGGCCTCGGCAATGTCGACCCGGTGCGCTACGTGCAGCTCTTCGACGCGGCGGGCGCCGCCGACTGGGCGCGCGTGCGCGAACTGCAGGACGAGGTCGCCGAGCTCTTCGAGATCGTCTTCCAGGCGAGCGGCGTGAGCGGCGAGGCGGCCGGGCTCGGCGCGTTCAAGACGGCTCTCGCCCACCTCGGCGTCATCGCCTCGAACCGGATGTCGCAGCCGGTGCCGTCGCTCGAGGGCGACACCGTGGCACGCATCACCGCGATCGTCGATCGCGCGGAACTCTCGGCCTGATGCGCGCCGCCATCGGCGTCGACCTCGGCGGCACGAAGATCGCCGCCGGGCTCGTCGGCGAGGGCGGCGTGGTGCTGGGCCGCGCCTCGGCGCCGACCCCGGCCGTTCACGGCCCGGGTGCCGTGCTCGACACGGTCGTGCGCCTCGCGAGGTCGCTCGCGGAGCGCGCAGGCCCCGAGATCGTGCTGAGCGGATGCGGTGTCGGCTCCGCCGGAGTCATCGATCGGGCGAGCGGCGCGGTCGCGTCGGCGACCGATTCGCTGCCCGGATGGACGGGCACGCCGGTGCGCGACGCGCTCGCGGCAGAACTCGGCCTTCCGGTCTCCGTCGTCAACGACGTGCACGCGCACGCCCTGGGTGAGGCGCTGCACGGCGCGGGCGCCGGTGCGCCCACCGTGCTCATGATCGCCGCCGGCACCGGTGTCGGCGGCGCGCTCGTCATCGACGGGCGGGTGCACTCGGGGCGTCGCGGCGTCTCGGGTCACTTCGGCCACGTGCCCTCGGCCGAGGCAGCCGGGAGACCGTGCACCTGCGGCCGAACCGGGCACCTCGAAGCGGTCGCCTCCGGGCCCGCGATGTGCGCCGTCTATCGCGAGTCGAGCGGCGACCCGTCGGTCACCGACGGCCGCGTGGTCGTGCAGCGCGCGGAAGCGGGCGACGTGCACGCCGAGGCATCCGTCGCCCTCGCGGGCCGTGCCCTCGGCCGCACGATCGGCGGACTCGTGAACGCCCTCGACCCCGACGTCGTGATCGTCGGGGGCGGGCTCGCGTCGGCCGGCGAAGGTTGGTGGCGAGCGCTTCGCGAAGCCGCCGACGACGAACGGATCGCGCTGCTCGCCGACACGCCGATCGTGGGCGCCGCCCTCGGTGCCGATGCCGCGATCGTGGGGGCCGCCGCCCTCATCACCACTGCAACACCCCTGGAGGAGCCAGCATGACCGACCTCGACCTCAGCACGCTTCGCGGCGGGCTCATCGTCTCGTGCCAGGCGTATCCGGGCGAACCCATGCGGCACCCCGAGACCATGGCGCAGTTCGCCGAATCGGCCGTGCGCGGCGGTGCGGTCGGCATCCGCGCGCAGGGCATCGCCGATGTGCGCCTCATCCATGAACGCGTGGCACTTCCGCAGATCGGGCTCTGGAAGGACGGCGACGGCGGGGTCTTCATCACGCCGACCTTCGAGCATGCGCTCGAGGTTGCGCGGGCCGGTGCCGAGATCGTCGCGATCGACGGCACCCGACGCGCTCGGCCCGACGGGTTGAGCCTCGCCGAGACGGTCCGGCGCCTGCACGATGAGGCCGGCGTGCTCGTCATGGCCGACGTGGGGTCGGTCGCCGACGGTCTCGCAGCGTCGGAGGCCGGCGCGGATCTGGTCGGTACCACCCTGTGCGGTTACACCGAGGAGCGGCCGAAGACCGTCGGTCCCGACCTCGAAGTGCTCGCGGAACTCGCCGCCCGGCTCGACGTGCCGGTCATCGCAGAGGGCCGGGTGCACACGCCGGCGCAGGCTTCGGCGTGCATCGACGCCGGAGCGTTCGCGGTCGTCGTCGGAACCGCGATCACGCATCCCGAGACGATCACCGGCTGGTTCGCCGCGGCCGTCGAGCGACGTTCCGAGTAAGTCGGCCGAATCTCCGTATCGAGGTCGACCGACGCGCGTACAGTGAAGGCGTGAGTTCGTCCCAGTCGCCCCGCCGTGACGCGAGGCGAAATCATGAACGGCTGCTCATCGAGGCGAAGCACCTCTTCGCCGAGCGGGGCATCGACGCGCCGCTCGACGAACTCGCGGCCCGGGCCGGTGTCGGAGCGGGCACCGTCTACCGTCACTTCCCGAACCGCGACGCCCTCGTGCGAGAGCTCTACGATGACGCGGTCGCAGATCTGGCGGAGTTCGCTCCGCAGTTCCTGAACGCCGAGACCGGGTGGCGGGCGATCGAGCTCTGGCTCGAGCGGGTGAGCGGGTGGTTGGCCGCTTCGCCGCACCTGCAGGCGGTGATGGCCCGCGTCGCCGAGCTCGATCCCGACCACCGGCCGGCCGCCGAGTTCGCCCCGATGATGGACGCGGTGGTCGCCCGCGCACAGGCCGAAGGGTTGCTGCGCGACGACGTCACCGCCGTCGATCTCAGCGTGATGGTCGACATGCTCGGCTCGCTCGGGCAGTACGGCGATGCATACCTGCCATTCCGCCGCCGCCAGCTGGGCATCGTGCTCGACGGGCTGCGCGCCCGGCCCGACCTCACGCCGCTGCCCGGCGACGGGCAGGCGTTCGACGAGTTCCACGACATGTCGCACGCCAGGGCGCCGAAACGCACGCCTCGCTGACGTCAGCCGGCCGCGCGCACCTCGACGAGGTTCGCCCATGGGTCGTCGAACGAGAGGACGCGACCGTCGTCGCGGGTCGCGACGCGATGATGCGACATCCGTTCGCCGAGTGCGCCGAGGTCGTCGGCGCTGGGCACGACGATCTCGACCTTGCCGAGACCCAGCGCGAGGCCGCGGCGCCCGGCACCGCGGCTGTTCCACGTGTTCATCGCCATGTGGTGGTGGTAGCCGCC encodes:
- a CDS encoding ABC transporter ATP-binding protein; protein product: MNEPVIELKDVHVRYKARNSTFRNRQYVDALDGVSLTVRRGQTLGIVGESGSGKSTSAKVLVGLEKPTSGQVKFGGEPVKSFSASVRRRLGRILSVVFQDPATALNARMTIRDALLDPLQVHRIGTRAQREAKVRDLIGLVGLPASTLDALPGQLSGGQRQRVAIARALVLDPQVIIADEPTSALDVSVRAQILNLLTDLKNELGLGMVFISHDIQTVRYLSDEIAVMNKGRVVEFGTAQHVFDDPSDDYTRTLLGAAPSLLAPR
- a CDS encoding dihydrodipicolinate synthase family protein, producing MANRAAGSPLTLFTGHEVVVDGALLAGADGVVPGLGNVDPVRYVQLFDAAGAADWARVRELQDEVAELFEIVFQASGVSGEAAGLGAFKTALAHLGVIASNRMSQPVPSLEGDTVARITAIVDRAELSA
- a CDS encoding N-acetylmannosamine-6-phosphate 2-epimerase gives rise to the protein MTDLDLSTLRGGLIVSCQAYPGEPMRHPETMAQFAESAVRGGAVGIRAQGIADVRLIHERVALPQIGLWKDGDGGVFITPTFEHALEVARAGAEIVAIDGTRRARPDGLSLAETVRRLHDEAGVLVMADVGSVADGLAASEAGADLVGTTLCGYTEERPKTVGPDLEVLAELAARLDVPVIAEGRVHTPAQASACIDAGAFAVVVGTAITHPETITGWFAAAVERRSE
- a CDS encoding TetR/AcrR family transcriptional regulator codes for the protein MSSSQSPRRDARRNHERLLIEAKHLFAERGIDAPLDELAARAGVGAGTVYRHFPNRDALVRELYDDAVADLAEFAPQFLNAETGWRAIELWLERVSGWLAASPHLQAVMARVAELDPDHRPAAEFAPMMDAVVARAQAEGLLRDDVTAVDLSVMVDMLGSLGQYGDAYLPFRRRQLGIVLDGLRARPDLTPLPGDGQAFDEFHDMSHARAPKRTPR
- a CDS encoding ROK family protein, coding for MRAAIGVDLGGTKIAAGLVGEGGVVLGRASAPTPAVHGPGAVLDTVVRLARSLAERAGPEIVLSGCGVGSAGVIDRASGAVASATDSLPGWTGTPVRDALAAELGLPVSVVNDVHAHALGEALHGAGAGAPTVLMIAAGTGVGGALVIDGRVHSGRRGVSGHFGHVPSAEAAGRPCTCGRTGHLEAVASGPAMCAVYRESSGDPSVTDGRVVVQRAEAGDVHAEASVALAGRALGRTIGGLVNALDPDVVIVGGGLASAGEGWWRALREAADDERIALLADTPIVGAALGADAAIVGAAALITTATPLEEPA